The Ancylothrix sp. D3o genome segment GGCTATTGTTTGGGGATTTGATGGCATAAAGACCCTGACTCGATGGCTGAGTGAGCGATAGTAACAATTAATTATTTTATGCCGGTTTGCTCAATTCTCAGCGGATTGGGTCGGGTCGTTTTTTCAATTTTTTCTTAGTAAAACTGTTAGCTCTGACTTTATTTGGGGTTAAATAACGTTAGCAGTAGTAGCTAATCTGCTGGCAGTTAAAGGTTGTTTGTGGGTCGGTGGATTGTAAATATCGATGAGGCGTTCTAGCTGCTGAACTCGTTCGCGTCGGTTGGTAACTACAGATGTGAAATCCGGCATTTCTTGCCAGCAATGTGAGCAAAACCAGTAGATGCCTTTATGACGGGCGTGGCGCAAAAGTTGATTGGAGCAGCAAGGGCAAGTATTCATGGTAGTTTCCGTCAGGTTATTAATAAGTTGGTAATTTTTGAGGGTATTGACTAAATTTTGAGCGTCAATGGTAGCGAAATTTACAATAATTGTTGAAGGTTTTTAAATGAAAAACTTTGTTTCTCTTAAGTAAATTTTATCGAGGCGCATGAGAAGGACAACTATTACTAATTTAACCGGCCAGGGAGCGAGACTAAATCCCCAGAAAAAACTCAAGACGGCAGTTAAAGCAGTGACGGTGGAGGCTATGTCTTTGGAGGTACGCCTGAACATTTTGATAGCTAGGAACGTGATTAACAGTAATACTAGGTAAAGCGAGGACAGCATCTTTGCCTCCCTTGCAAGTTTTTTAAGGTGGTGTGAACCGCTGTAATTTTTACTTTATAACTAAAGTGTGAAGATCCTGTGAAGTTGGAGATTTTTTTTAAAATTAAATCTGTGTTGATTGCTACAAACAACCGGACGGCGCTTTAGTTGTCTATGGGGCTTTTTGAAGGCTTGCTCACCACTTGTGCAACACCAAGGCTGTTAAATGCAATTTGCTTTTGCCGGTGTTGATCCCTGTAGCCTAGATTACGATTTTTTACGGAATGTTAAAGAAATTGTTTATAGAAACCATTGCCAAATCTTGTAATTTTGGGGCTGACTGCTCTTTGAATTTCTTAATTTTTTTAGATCAGTTACTTTCGCTACAAATTGGAAGGTATGAAGAGCTATTAAAGGTAGACATTGGCAATACTTCTTCACAATTGTAGGAGTATGTCAACGCCTTGGCTTGTTATAACTTTTTAATTAAACCGGCAGTGGAAGAGAATTTGTTACATTTTTTGTAGCCTGGGCGGAAGAGGAAAGTTACCTCAACAATCGTGGTAAGACTATCAATTGCTTTTCCAATAAAGTATCAGTTCGGTTGATTGTTTAGATGTCTAAAGAAATCAGGGAAAAAGGCACAAAGGAAGGAGAAAGTAAGATAAAACGATTCGGCTTTGTGTCTTTTGGTAGAGTTCTATATTAATAGGTGTAAATTTCAGAAGTAGAGGAAGGCCGGCGGTTTAGATCAGGAAAAGAGGAAATACAAGGGGCTGACTGAGTGTGTGACAGCCATCACGCCATTGCCAGGAGGCTGTCACGTCACCGGCAGAGTTTTCATCACCCAAAGCGGTTAAAAATATCACGAGTGAGCAAGGAATGCCATCACACAAGCTTTGAGGAAAAGCAGAGATATTATAAATATCGAATTCAGGAAAACGTTATGCCGCTTTTACTTCCTTCTGCTGTTTCTGAACTGTTTGCCGAAGTGACGACCTCTGGCCGTGTTACCATTGCTGACCGTTATGGTTTAATGGCAGCCCTTTTAGATGAATCTTTGGATGACGAGGCGAGATACTCTATCGACCGGCTTCTGCGGGCTGTATGTCGGGGAAGAGTGCAAATTGTCAATGAATTATCGGCTGTGATCTAGGAATGAGGGGCGGCGAGTGCCAGAAGCGAGCATAAAAGCTCACCTTTTCCAGCCGTTGGGTTGAAAAAAGTTTAAAAAATCTGTTGTTTAATTGAGTATTCTTTTATTTGCCGGTTGTGACTCCCAACATCCCAGCATAGGGAGATTGATGAAGATAACTTTTTCCTACTGAGCCAAAAATTTCTAATTTATTTGATATAATTTCTTGCATCGCTGTTGTTGCGCTTTTCATTACTTTTAACAAATCCGGTGATTTTTGGGGATTGAAACTTTCTTTAAGCGCTTCCACATAAGCTTTTCGCACTTCAGTATTTACATTAAATTTAGAAACTCCTAATTGAATTGACCGGCTTATCATGTGTTCTGGCAAGCCGGATGCGCCGTGTAAAACAAGGGGAACATCAATTAATTTACGAATTTTTGCAAGGCGATCAAAATCTAAACGTGGTTCGCTTTTATATTCACCATGTACATTGCCAATAGTCACAGCTAAAGCATCGACTTTTGTTTGGCGTACAAATTCTACGGCTTGATCTGGATCTGTCATTTTGGCTTCTTTTTCTTCAACGGATAATTCATCTTCGGTGCCGCTGATTCTGCCAATTTCTGCTTCTACAATTGCTCCTTTACTGTGGGCGAGTTTGGTCATTTCGCGGGTAAAAATGAGGTTTTGTTCGTAGGGTAAATGAGAGCCATCGGCCATAATTGAAGGCATACCGGCTTCTAAGGCTGCACGAATATCTTTTTCGGAGTTGCTGTGATCTAAATGTACGGACATGGGGACTTTGGCGGTGCGTGCGGCTTCCAAACAAAGGGCAATTAAGGCTGAGCCTCCATGCGCTAAGGAACTGGGGTGAATTTGCAACATGGCTGGACTTTGTAGGGCTTCGGCTGCATCAATGACGGCTTGGACGCCTTCGAGATTGTACACATTAAAGGCGCCAATGGCATAAAGATTACGCCGTGCTGTTTCTAAAAGTTCGCCGGTGGAGGTTAGCATAAGGGGGGGGTTTTATCAGAGGGATTTGTTTAAAAATTGTACGTTAGATTGATGCTGTTTTTTGTGAAGAATAACTTTTCCCTTCTATAGCTGGTTTGGGGAGGGGAGAGAAGAATTTATCTCCCCCTCCCAGGTGAAAAGAGAGAAGACTGGCAAACAAATCTTACTCGCTTTTCTTGTGCTTTTAAGGGGGGTGGGGAGTTAGGTTTTTAAGGCGGTGGGAAACTATCCCAGAGAGCTTAAAACGGCTTGAGTGAGCTTTTGATTTTCGCTATCGCCACCGGCTCCAAAAAGTTGAGCAGCTTTTTGTAAATCTTCTTTTGCTGATTGTCGGTTGTTGGCTTCTATCCAAACATAAGCGCGATAATAATAGACCATTGGGTAGTCTGGATTGAGACGAAGGGCATTATTAAAGTCTTCCAGTGCGTCGTGATCTTGATCAATGGCACAAGCAGCCATTGCGCGATTAAAATAGGTCACAGAATCATCAGGATTTATCCGCAAAGCTTGGGTGTAATCTTCGATGGCTTGGGAAAAATTGCCTAATTCATATTGTGATAATCCTCGGTTGTTGTAGGCGACTGCATCTTGGGGGCTGAATTGTAAGGCTTGGTTGTAATTTTCGACTGCATTTTGATAGTCACCGGCCAAACGATAGGCTTCTGCGAGGTGAAAATAACAGTCTGCATCTTGGGGGAGAAAACGCAAGACGGCGCTGAAATCTTGAATACTGCCTTGATAGTCTCCGATTTGTAAGCTGGCAAATCCTCGGTTAAAATAATAGGTTGGTTCGTCTGGATCGATTCGCAAGGCTTGGGTATAATCTTGGACGGCGGCGGCGGCGTTGCCGGTATTATAAAATGCTACGCCGCGATCATTATAAACATTGGCGTTTTCAGTGTCTATTTGTAGGGATTGGCTGTAGTCAGAAATCGCTCCTTGATAGTCTTTGATATAAAGCCGTTCTGCTCCGCGTTTGCGATAAATTTCAGCATTGCTGGGGGTAAGTGTCGGCTCATTAAAGCGCTCGATTAATCCTTGAACAATGCGAGGATCTTTGGTGATGACGGCAACTTCTCTTTCTGGGAAATTGATATCACTGGCGAGAAAGTTTTGGGTGGTTATGGTGGCTTCGATGCCATCTCGGAGAATATAATTTTCGTGGGTTCCGAGGATTTTGAATTGCAGTTGATTGGGGTATTTTTTGTGCAGTTGTTCTAGGGAGTTGAAGGCGTTGTATAAAGCTGTTTTGAGATGGGGAGGGGAGTTGCGGCGCAGACGACGGGGAAGTTCACCGGCTTCTATATCTTGAAGGTTTCCCCAGCCAAGATCAATTTTTCCGTTGCGCTGTAAAAAGGCTTCAAATTTAGTGAGTAACTTGCTATCAATGCCGGTTTGATTTAACCAAGGGCTGACTAAAATTAGCTTTTCTTGGGCGTTTTCTAGGGCTTCGTCTAGGACGGCGCGAATGTTTGGCCGGTCAAAGATTAATTTAACTTCTTCGGATAAGATGGCTTCCAAAATTTGGTTAATTTGTCCAAATTGGTTTTCTACTTTTTCGTTGACAATTAGCTCAATTTCTGCTTTGTCGGCGAGGGTCTGAATGCTTTTTTGCAGGTTGGTTAGTGTGGTTTCTAAGGTTTGAATTTTGGCTTGTTGTTGGGGATTTTCAACTTGTTGGGAAACACCGGCCAGATTTGTTTCTAAAGTGCTGTATTGTTCTCTTAATTGGGCGAGATTTTCTTGCAAAGGTGTGATTTCTTGGCTGTGAAATTCGCTTAGTTGACCTTCGGTTTGGGCTTTGGCTTCGGCGATGGTTTGGGCGATGTTTTCTAAAATTTGTTCGACGCCGGTAAAGTCTACATTTTCGGGAAGTGGCAAGTTATCAAAGCGCTGATTTACGGCTCCAATGGCTGCTCTTAAATCTTCAATTTGGTTGATGGTTTCCGGCATTAATTGATTGTTGCGGTTGACTTGGTTTTTGAGTTCTTCTAGCTCATTATTGAGTTGTGATACTCTGTGGACTACATCGGAAACTGTTTCTCCTAAGCTGGTTGTTTCGGCAACTCGTTCTGCTATGTTGGCTAAGACGTCTTCAACGCCGGTGATATCGACAGGTTCAGGGATGGGTAATTGATCAACGCGGCGGTTGAGTTGGTTGAGATCATTTCGTAGTAAATTAATCTGCTCAGTTGCCGGTGCGATGAATGTTTCTCGTGGAGTTTGTTCTCCAATTTGTGTGATTAATGTTTCGACTTCTCCGCGTAGTTGAGCGATGGCTGCGTTAATAGGAGCCACGTTTTGCATGAGATTTTGGTGGGTGGCTTCTGCAAGGGATAAAAACTCGTTTCGATCCACTGCATTTCGTTCGCGTTGTTCCCATTCTGCTAAGGTATTTTTTAATTCTTGCAGTTGAGTTTCCAAAAATTCGTAGGGAGTATCTGTGGTTGGATTTGCTGCCGCTGGGGTAAGATTTATTTGCGGAATGCGGGTTTCTAATTCGTTGACTTTGCCGCTGTATTGTTCGAGCAGTTGGTGGGCGGCTTCTGCGAGGGATAAAAATTCTTGTCGTGTGACGGTGTTTTTCTCACGATCTTGTATTTCTGTGAGGCTTTCGTTGATTTCTTGGAGGTGGGTTTCTAAATAACTGTAGTCGATGGTTTGTCCGGGGATAATGGGGGTAATTGCTGTTGTACTTTCCAGGGGAATTCGTGTTTCTAGTTCGCTGACTTTGGCGTTGTATTGTTCGATTAGTTGGTGAGCGGCTGCTGCGAGGGATAAGAATTCTTCTCTCGTTACGGTGTTGTTTTCGCGTTGTTGCAGTTCGCCGAGGGTTTGGTGGATTTCTTGGAGGTGGTTTTCTAAATAGCTGTAATTTGAGATTTGTTCGGTTTCGTTTTGAGCGTTTAGGGTTTCTACTCCTGTAAAGTCAGCGGTTTGTAAATCTATGCGCCGGTTGAGGATATCTAAGGCGGCTCTAATTTCTTCGAGTTGTTGTGAGGTTGCTGTGGAGAAGGTTTCGCCGCTACTGCGGTTTACTTCGTTGCTAATTTCTTCTAGTTGGTTTCTGAGTTGGGCGACTGCATCGGTAACGGGTGTTACGGTTTGCTCTAATATTTTGGTAGCTTCTACTAAGGAGAGGAAATCTTGTTTGGGGACGCTATTTTCTGCGTCTTGTTGTACTTCTTGCAGAGCGTTTCTGAGTTGTTGAAGTTGTTGTGCTAAGTCTGGGATGAGACTTTGGTTGTCTATTTCCGTGAGGGTGCTGCTGGGTTGGTTGCTTATGGCGGTTTGAAGTTGGCTGAGTTCGCTTTGCAGTTGAGCTAGTCCGAGGGTGGCTTGGCTGAGGCTGGTTTCTAGTTGTTGGACTGTGGAGGCCGGTGCGGCGTTTTCGAGACGGCTGTTTAAGTCGGCGATGGTTTGTTGCAAACTGGTGTAGAGATGTTCTGGCAGAACGTCTGTACCTGTAGAAGTGGTGCCGGTGGTGTTTTCAGCGTTTTCTAGGCGTTGTAATTCGGCTTGTAGGGCTTTTCTGATGCCCTGGAGGTCTTGCTGGGTGGGTAGTTGCCGCACGGAGGCGCGTAGGGATTCGATTTCGTCTGTGAGTTGCCGGTTTATTAAGACGGGTTCACCATTGGCGGGGGGTGTCATTTCTTCTAGGCGGCGCCGGGAGGCCAAATTCAGCAACAGGGATGCGGAGACGGGTGCGGCTGCTAGGCCCACTTGTTGGTACACTACGGCGAGGGCTGTTCCGACGACTGAACCGGCCAGAGATACATATTCTGCAATTTCTAGTAGGGCGTTTCTCATATTTTCTCCATTTTTATGCTCACCACCACATTTTGCCAGAAGGAAGGCGGCATGGGGAGATGGCGCAAGGAGGAGTTGAGCCCCCCAAGTTGGGCAACCATAAAATAATTTCCCCTACAAAGAGGGGGAAACCACTGGGGGATTGTTCCTACAAGAGTTTTTTTTGCAAATATTTAAAATTGTTTCATCTTCGACGATGCCCGAAAAGGCCGGTGGGTGCTAAAGGTTCAATTTGGGGTTCAAAGCCGCCGATTTGATTTGTACGCAGTACCCATAAATCTGCACGGTGTTTTAATAAAATCATAGCGATTTCATCATGGGTTCTTCGGGGTAACATGGTGCGCCAAGTTGTCAAGATTTTAAAGAAGGTTTTGAGGATTCCGTCTTTGCCAGAGACTCCTGAGACTTGTTCAATATTTTTTCTCCAATCTGGCTGAACAATTCCTAAAGGAACTAAATTTTTTTCTAGGGCTTTGGCTAAATTTTCTAAGCGATCAAATCGGATTTTTTCGCTGTGATTTGGATGGCTCAATAACCATTCTAATATTTTGCCACTATCGGGGTAGGTTTTATCTTTGCCCATGATTCTTGCTTGGACTTTTTTAAGGGTGACATAAAGGGCTTGGTTGGAGTCTTGGACGCAAGATTTGGTGGGGGTTAAAATTGCTGCGCCGGTGCCGTCGCCGATGCGATAACGGGCTGTGATCATTTGTAATTGTCGGGTGAATTCGGCAATGGGTGATAGGCTCATTTCATCAAATTGATAATCTTTTGTGACCGGCTCAAATTTGACTAAAATATCTGAAACTGGCCGTGCTCCTGCCCAACCGATTCTTAAGTCTCCCATATAATTTTGCCATTTTACGGCACCGGAAATAATGCCTTCGGGGTTGTGGGTGTACACTTGCCAGTAAACAATGTCAAAGCGTAGTTCTTCTGTGAAGGGATCTTTGATGACGGTGGCTATGCCATAGGAAAAATGGCCGGTGATAACGAGGGGTGTGTGGGGTTCGGCTTTTTTGCCGCCTATTCCTCCAAAGAGGTGAATAACGATGGCTTTGTCGCCTTCTTTCCAAGCAGAAATTGCTTCGGTTTGGTTGGTATGGTTGGGGGCTAAGAGTATGGTTTTTGCTAAGCCTTTTTGGGCCGGTGTGTTTTTCCAGTTTTCGCTTTTTAGATAGGTTTGAGTGTCGTGCAAACCACAGCGAATTTCTGCTGGTTTTAAAAGGAAAATTTCTCTGGGTTCAATGGCTTTTACTACAAATATTCCTTGGCTATTTCGTTCGCCATAGATATACCAACCTGCGCTATTTAATGGGGATTTTTCGATTAATTGATTTGTGTAATGCGAATAACCGGCAGGGTTGGGGGGTGTTTGGGGTATTTCTATGATTTCCCAAGGGCCATCAAAATCTTTTGAGGTTTTATTATAATGGCGGACTAAAAATTGATTTTTTTCGCTATCTAAGGGTCGAATAATGGTGATGAGTCCGGCCATTTTTCCGCTGATGATGATGGGTTCTTCTTGAATTATGAGGGAGTTTTGTTCAAGGGAAACTTGGACTTTTCCGCTGAGCATGACGATGATATCATCGTTAAGATGGGCGCCGGCGAGTGATTCTAATGGCCCGACTTTTTGAAGATTATTTAATCGCTGGGGGTGGATGTTTCCTGCTTTTTGACTTTTGAGGGTGTCTTGGGTAAAGTTGACGTTTTTAGTGATGGTTTTTAGATAGGTTTGCAGGTCGTCTTTAGAATCCCAGCGCAACCAAAGAATTTTGCCAATGAGTTTTTTAAAGCCGGGGGCTGCGTTGTGAATTTCAAATAATACGGCGCCGTCTGGTTGTCTTTGTTCTGGGGTGGGTAAAATGAGCCTGCCACTCCATAAGGCTATGGGTTGATAATGTTGGCTGGCGGCTTGTTGATTTTCGGTTTTAAATATTTCTTGGTGTAACATATTATCGAGGGGTGGTAAGGGCGGTTTGGCCGGATTAAATAAGGGGTTTTTGGCTTTTTTTTGCTGGTTTTGGCGAGAAATTATTAATGCAATTAGGGCGAATGTTATTATAACAATCAGCCAAGTAGAAGAATTCATAAAGGTGGCTGGTTTGCAGCGGATGTGGTGCGGTTATGTTCACTATTTACATGAGTAAGGGTGGGTTGATCAGGGATATTTGCTTTTTTATGTTCTAAAAATTATTTTAAAACCCCAGTTCCTAAAAGAAAGCGTGTTTTTATACGCCCCATAAAAAAGGTTATATCAATCGGTTTTTTGAGGGTTGATGAGTTTGGTTTACCAAGTGACGCGATGTTGGATTTTTTCGAGTAGTTTTGGGCCCACTCCGGGGATTTGATCTAAGTCTTGGAGGGAGGTGAAGGGTTTTTGTTGTCTGGCAATTATGATTTGTTGAGCTAATTTTGGCCCGACTCCGGGGAGGGTTTCGATTTCTTTTTGGGTGGCGGTGTTGAGGTTAATTAAGGCTGTATTTTGGCTGTTTTTTGTCTGCAATGGTTGACATTTTTGCTGAGAAAGTTGGATTTTTTTGCTGAGGAAGGGGGGTATTCCTAAGTTAGCTTTGTTATATAGTCTTTCATATTCTTTGATAAAGTGAGCGGTAAGGGTTGGGTTTTGAATAACTAACAATGTTTCATCATTGGCAGTGTTGGCGGCGATTGACCAATTGTGAGAGCCGGTGATGACGGTTTTGGTGTCGATAATGCCAAATTTATGATGTAGTAAATCGCCTTCTGGAAGTTGGGGAACTCCTACGGTATCAATTGGGTTTTGCCAGGGCCGGTTTTCAGGTTCTATTTGGCATTTTTCGTTTGTGAGAGTGATTCCTAACATATCTAAACCCTCACTATAGTTGCGATAGGCAAAGCTTGGTTCGATGAGGGTTCGCAGTTTGACTCCTTGGCGTGCGGTTGTTTCGAGGATGTTGCTAAGTTGTTGTTCGGAAAAGACAAATAATGCTAAATCGATGGATTGTGAGGCACCGGCCAGGGTTTTACCGATTAAGCCATTCACACTTTGTTCCCAAGGTTGTGTGAGGGAGGTGGGGGAAAATTGCAGGGTGATAATGTTGTTACCAATTTGGAGGTTACGAGGAGGACGAAAGGTTTTTTTGACGCCAAATTTACTGTCTGGTTGACCGGCGGGCCCATCTCCCCACATTATATTAAATTCCTCGCTGAATAATTGGGCGAGTTCGGGGCTTTTTATGGTAATTAAATTGTTAGAATTCCCGCGTGTTTCTGGGTTTGAAAAGTCGCCGTGTATATCGCTGGTGGTAAAGTTTGCTGAGGTGATGAGGAGGTTTGTGTTATCAATAATAATAAATTTGTGGTGCATTAAGCCGGTGCCTTTTGAGCCGTCTGCTGTATCGTCTATTATTGGAATTTTGGCATTTTTTAAAATTAATATACTGTCGGATTCGTTAATTTCTTGGTCGCTGAGTTTGTTGTCGCGGTTTCTGTCTGCGAGGAGGCGGAGTTCTTGATATCGTTTTTGTTCGCGGGGGTCGAGTTTTGCGAGTTGGGAGGGGGTGATTTCACTCCAGGGGTGATGGTAGGTATTTTCTAAGATGATTCTGATTTTTATGCCGACTTTTTGACGTTCAGCTAAGGCGTGGGCAATTTTTGGTAAGCGTAATTCTTGAACTGCGATATCGATGGAGGTTTTGGCGCTTTTTATGGTGTCGATAATATGTTGTTCTAGGTTGTCTCCTGTGCGAGTTTGCTGCCGGTAGGGTTCTTTGTATTCGGAAAAGATGCTGTTATTAAAGTAGGCTTGAATGTGGTAATCTTGGGGTGGACGTTGGGGCCGGTTTGGGTTGCAGCCGGTGAGGGTTAAAATGGCGATGACAATGGGGATTTTTCGCAATAGTGGATGCACGGCTTTTTGGGTTGTTGATGTTGGGATAGGTGAGGTTTGAGGCCGGTTATTTTTTTATTTAGGATAGCGGAATTTTGCTTAAAAGGGTAGGGGGTGCGGTTAAGTGGGGAGGTTATTTTTGATGTATTGTTTGATGATTGGTGGGAGAATGTATTGTTGCCGGTGGTTGTCTGTGGTTTTTTGGAGTAAGCAACGCCGGTTTAATGATTGGATGACTTTTAAAAATTCGGGTGGGGTGAGTTGTAATGATAGCGGTTTTTTTGAAATATCGATGGGGTGGTTTTGATTGGCTAACCAGGAGAGTAGTTGTTTTTCTGATTGGGTGAGACGTTGAAAGTGTTGGTTTAATAGGGGTTCTATGTCGCCTAAAAATAGGTCTTCATAGGATAGGAATTCGGAAATATTGCTGTTAAATAGTTCTTGAATAGTTGCGGTTATGATGTTTAACCAGAGGGGGTTTCCTTGATAAAGATCGCTTAATTTTGAGTATTTTTGTGGTTGAGATAGGTTTTTTTCTTGGAGGATTTCTTGTGCGTTATCTAAACCGTTGAGTTCTAGGGTATGGATGGGCCGGTTTTCTGTTTCGAGGAGGGTGATTTCTCTGGGTTTTTCCCAAGTGATTAAAATTAGGCAACTGTTGTGGGATGTTTGGGCAATTTTTTTGATGAATGTTCCATAATTTTCGTAATTTGGCTGATAGTGGCCGGCGAGTTGTTGGGGTGTGAATATGTTTTGTAGGTCATCGAATATGAGTAAGCAGCGATAGGTTCGGAGATAGTCTATTAAGGTGGGGAGTTTTGTTTGTTGTTCGTGGGATAGGAATTCTATTATGTTTGTTTCTAATGTTTGCAGGGTTGGTGGGTTTTCAAGGCTTTTCCAGATGATATAGTCAAATTGATTTTGTATTTGTTGGATGAGTTGGAGGGTGAGGGCAGTTTTGCCAATTCCTGAGAGTCCTAATAGGGTGATGAGGGGTGTTCTTTCTTCGATTATCCACTGTTTTAGGGTGGTTAGTTCTTGGGTACGATTGTAGAATTTTGTGGGGGTTGGGGTGCCGGTTAGGTCTATTTTAGAGGTTGTTTGAGTGTTTGAGGAGCCGGTGGGCGATCTTTCAGGAGTCGGACAGATATTGAGATTATTAACTGTAAGGATTTCTTTAACTGTAACTGTGTCGCCGACAAATGAAATATTATTTGGAGAAATATTATTTGTATTTTTGGAAATTCTAACGCTTTCTAATACCGCTCTAAAACTTGTTTTACTACTATTTTCTCCTAATCCTTCGGAAAGTATTTTCCAGAGATCAGACCCCACATTTCTAACATGACTTTCACTCGTATGGAGTTGTTCGGCCACTTGGGAGTAGGTTTGAGATTGTAAAGCTGCGTTAAGAATAGCCTTTTGTAAATAGTCGAGGTGTGTTGCCGTTTTAGCAAAAACTAATTCATCAGCGAGTTTTAAGGCTTCCTCAATGTCCATAGATAGACCAAAGGGTGAAGTTTACCTCATCTACTATAGCTGATATTTCGTACATTTCGTACATTTGATATTTTTGCCGTTAGACAAATCAGACAAAATATCGTACATTTCAGACTTTACTTGAATTGGATTTGGGGACATTATTGTAAATAAAGCCATCCTATTTCTTTTGTGAAATATAGCCTCGCTACATGGAGAGGTTGTCTTTCCGAAAATACAGGCGGTACGGCGTAAAAAAGACAAATAAAATGGGATAGCGGTCTATCTTGTAATCCTAGGGGTAGCAATGGAAACTAAAACCTACCTATCAATTGAGAATTTTCCTACC includes the following:
- a CDS encoding class II fructose-bisphosphate aldolase — its product is MLTSTGELLETARRNLYAIGAFNVYNLEGVQAVIDAAEALQSPAMLQIHPSSLAHGGSALIALCLEAARTAKVPMSVHLDHSNSEKDIRAALEAGMPSIMADGSHLPYEQNLIFTREMTKLAHSKGAIVEAEIGRISGTEDELSVEEKEAKMTDPDQAVEFVRQTKVDALAVTIGNVHGEYKSEPRLDFDRLAKIRKLIDVPLVLHGASGLPEHMISRSIQLGVSKFNVNTEVRKAYVEALKESFNPQKSPDLLKVMKSATTAMQEIISNKLEIFGSVGKSYLHQSPYAGMLGVTTGK
- a CDS encoding tetratricopeptide repeat protein, producing the protein MRNALLEIAEYVSLAGSVVGTALAVVYQQVGLAAAPVSASLLLNLASRRRLEEMTPPANGEPVLINRQLTDEIESLRASVRQLPTQQDLQGIRKALQAELQRLENAENTTGTTSTGTDVLPEHLYTSLQQTIADLNSRLENAAPASTVQQLETSLSQATLGLAQLQSELSQLQTAISNQPSSTLTEIDNQSLIPDLAQQLQQLRNALQEVQQDAENSVPKQDFLSLVEATKILEQTVTPVTDAVAQLRNQLEEISNEVNRSSGETFSTATSQQLEEIRAALDILNRRIDLQTADFTGVETLNAQNETEQISNYSYLENHLQEIHQTLGELQQRENNTVTREEFLSLAAAAHQLIEQYNAKVSELETRIPLESTTAITPIIPGQTIDYSYLETHLQEINESLTEIQDREKNTVTRQEFLSLAEAAHQLLEQYSGKVNELETRIPQINLTPAAANPTTDTPYEFLETQLQELKNTLAEWEQRERNAVDRNEFLSLAEATHQNLMQNVAPINAAIAQLRGEVETLITQIGEQTPRETFIAPATEQINLLRNDLNQLNRRVDQLPIPEPVDITGVEDVLANIAERVAETTSLGETVSDVVHRVSQLNNELEELKNQVNRNNQLMPETINQIEDLRAAIGAVNQRFDNLPLPENVDFTGVEQILENIAQTIAEAKAQTEGQLSEFHSQEITPLQENLAQLREQYSTLETNLAGVSQQVENPQQQAKIQTLETTLTNLQKSIQTLADKAEIELIVNEKVENQFGQINQILEAILSEEVKLIFDRPNIRAVLDEALENAQEKLILVSPWLNQTGIDSKLLTKFEAFLQRNGKIDLGWGNLQDIEAGELPRRLRRNSPPHLKTALYNAFNSLEQLHKKYPNQLQFKILGTHENYILRDGIEATITTQNFLASDINFPEREVAVITKDPRIVQGLIERFNEPTLTPSNAEIYRKRGAERLYIKDYQGAISDYSQSLQIDTENANVYNDRGVAFYNTGNAAAAVQDYTQALRIDPDEPTYYFNRGFASLQIGDYQGSIQDFSAVLRFLPQDADCYFHLAEAYRLAGDYQNAVENYNQALQFSPQDAVAYNNRGLSQYELGNFSQAIEDYTQALRINPDDSVTYFNRAMAACAIDQDHDALEDFNNALRLNPDYPMVYYYRAYVWIEANNRQSAKEDLQKAAQLFGAGGDSENQKLTQAVLSSLG
- a CDS encoding abortive infection protein — protein: MNSSTWLIVIITFALIALIISRQNQQKKAKNPLFNPAKPPLPPLDNMLHQEIFKTENQQAASQHYQPIALWSGRLILPTPEQRQPDGAVLFEIHNAAPGFKKLIGKILWLRWDSKDDLQTYLKTITKNVNFTQDTLKSQKAGNIHPQRLNNLQKVGPLESLAGAHLNDDIIVMLSGKVQVSLEQNSLIIQEEPIIISGKMAGLITIIRPLDSEKNQFLVRHYNKTSKDFDGPWEIIEIPQTPPNPAGYSHYTNQLIEKSPLNSAGWYIYGERNSQGIFVVKAIEPREIFLLKPAEIRCGLHDTQTYLKSENWKNTPAQKGLAKTILLAPNHTNQTEAISAWKEGDKAIVIHLFGGIGGKKAEPHTPLVITGHFSYGIATVIKDPFTEELRFDIVYWQVYTHNPEGIISGAVKWQNYMGDLRIGWAGARPVSDILVKFEPVTKDYQFDEMSLSPIAEFTRQLQMITARYRIGDGTGAAILTPTKSCVQDSNQALYVTLKKVQARIMGKDKTYPDSGKILEWLLSHPNHSEKIRFDRLENLAKALEKNLVPLGIVQPDWRKNIEQVSGVSGKDGILKTFFKILTTWRTMLPRRTHDEIAMILLKHRADLWVLRTNQIGGFEPQIEPLAPTGLFGHRRR
- a CDS encoding phospholipase D-like domain-containing protein, with translation MHPLLRKIPIVIAILTLTGCNPNRPQRPPQDYHIQAYFNNSIFSEYKEPYRQQTRTGDNLEQHIIDTIKSAKTSIDIAVQELRLPKIAHALAERQKVGIKIRIILENTYHHPWSEITPSQLAKLDPREQKRYQELRLLADRNRDNKLSDQEINESDSILILKNAKIPIIDDTADGSKGTGLMHHKFIIIDNTNLLITSANFTTSDIHGDFSNPETRGNSNNLITIKSPELAQLFSEEFNIMWGDGPAGQPDSKFGVKKTFRPPRNLQIGNNIITLQFSPTSLTQPWEQSVNGLIGKTLAGASQSIDLALFVFSEQQLSNILETTARQGVKLRTLIEPSFAYRNYSEGLDMLGITLTNEKCQIEPENRPWQNPIDTVGVPQLPEGDLLHHKFGIIDTKTVITGSHNWSIAANTANDETLLVIQNPTLTAHFIKEYERLYNKANLGIPPFLSKKIQLSQQKCQPLQTKNSQNTALINLNTATQKEIETLPGVGPKLAQQIIIARQQKPFTSLQDLDQIPGVGPKLLEKIQHRVTW
- a CDS encoding NB-ARC domain-containing protein produces the protein MDIEEALKLADELVFAKTATHLDYLQKAILNAALQSQTYSQVAEQLHTSESHVRNVGSDLWKILSEGLGENSSKTSFRAVLESVRISKNTNNISPNNISFVGDTVTVKEILTVNNLNICPTPERSPTGSSNTQTTSKIDLTGTPTPTKFYNRTQELTTLKQWIIEERTPLITLLGLSGIGKTALTLQLIQQIQNQFDYIIWKSLENPPTLQTLETNIIEFLSHEQQTKLPTLIDYLRTYRCLLIFDDLQNIFTPQQLAGHYQPNYENYGTFIKKIAQTSHNSCLILITWEKPREITLLETENRPIHTLELNGLDNAQEILQEKNLSQPQKYSKLSDLYQGNPLWLNIITATIQELFNSNISEFLSYEDLFLGDIEPLLNQHFQRLTQSEKQLLSWLANQNHPIDISKKPLSLQLTPPEFLKVIQSLNRRCLLQKTTDNHRQQYILPPIIKQYIKNNLPT